In one window of Pseudobdellovibrionaceae bacterium DNA:
- the mpl gene encoding UDP-N-acetylmuramate:L-alanyl-gamma-D-glutamyl-meso-diaminopimelate ligase, with protein MSDVFKNLNPGSHVHLMGICGTAMASLAGILQEMGYKVTGSDQNVYPPMSTQLEKLGIAIMQGYKKENLEPKPDLVIVGNVISRTMPEAEALLASEIPYTSLPKAMGEVVISGRHSLVVSGTHGKTTTTSMMAWVAEVCGRDPGFLIGGIPENFEKSFRKPRGEWFVIEGDEYDTAFFDKVPKFIHYKPEYVIVSSLEFDHADIYNNLEDIKKAFRQLVELVPPTGLIVANADDKNVMDVVTSAKCRVVTYGINGGDYQAADRAVMVGRNQFAVKTKEGRVADLAIKQFGPHNTLNALSVFALTRELGWPLGEVLQGLATFKGVKRRQEIIGEPNGITVIEDFAHHPTAVKLTLATMKEVYPKRKVFAVFEPRSATSRRKVFQQDYIEAFKQADEVILSEPFDQSKIKEEDRFSSGDLVTSLMGAGVPSKVFQSADEIVEYLGVTAKPTDVILLMSNGAFGGIYGKLLSRLS; from the coding sequence ATGAGCGATGTTTTTAAAAATTTGAATCCAGGCAGTCATGTTCACTTGATGGGAATTTGCGGCACAGCCATGGCGAGTCTGGCTGGCATCCTGCAAGAGATGGGCTACAAAGTTACAGGAAGTGACCAGAATGTGTATCCACCCATGTCCACTCAGCTAGAGAAATTGGGTATAGCGATCATGCAAGGGTACAAAAAAGAAAACCTTGAGCCGAAGCCTGATTTAGTCATTGTGGGCAATGTGATTAGTCGTACCATGCCAGAAGCGGAGGCGCTTTTGGCCTCAGAGATCCCTTACACCAGTTTGCCAAAGGCCATGGGTGAGGTGGTCATATCAGGTCGGCATTCGCTTGTGGTGTCTGGTACTCACGGCAAGACAACAACCACGTCGATGATGGCCTGGGTGGCTGAAGTCTGTGGCAGAGATCCGGGGTTTTTGATTGGCGGCATTCCTGAAAATTTTGAAAAGTCATTTCGAAAACCGCGGGGGGAATGGTTTGTCATCGAAGGTGACGAATACGACACAGCATTTTTTGATAAAGTGCCGAAGTTTATTCATTACAAGCCGGAGTACGTGATTGTATCAAGTCTCGAGTTTGATCATGCTGATATTTATAACAACCTTGAAGATATTAAAAAGGCCTTTCGCCAGCTGGTCGAACTAGTGCCTCCCACAGGCTTAATTGTGGCCAATGCGGATGATAAAAATGTCATGGATGTTGTTACTTCGGCCAAGTGCCGGGTTGTCACTTATGGTATAAATGGCGGCGATTATCAAGCTGCAGACCGAGCGGTGATGGTCGGCCGCAATCAATTTGCTGTAAAAACCAAAGAGGGGCGTGTGGCCGATCTCGCTATTAAGCAGTTTGGTCCCCATAATACATTAAATGCACTGTCCGTGTTTGCTTTAACCCGCGAGTTGGGTTGGCCTTTAGGGGAGGTGCTGCAGGGATTGGCCACGTTTAAAGGGGTCAAGCGGCGCCAGGAAATCATTGGTGAACCCAATGGAATTACAGTTATTGAAGATTTTGCTCATCATCCAACGGCGGTAAAGTTGACTCTGGCTACAATGAAAGAGGTTTACCCTAAGCGGAAAGTTTTTGCCGTTTTCGAGCCCCGATCGGCCACCTCACGAAGAAAAGTATTTCAACAAGACTACATTGAGGCTTTCAAGCAAGCCGATGAAGTGATTTTGTCTGAGCCCTTTGATCAAAGTAAAATTAAAGAAGAGGATCGGTTTTCATCAGGTGATTTGGTCACAAGCCTCATGGGTGCAGGTGTGCCATCAAAGGTGTTTCAAAGTGCGGATGAGATCGTTGAATACTTGGGCGTTACCGCAAAGCCAACCGATGTTATTCTCCTTATGAGCAACGGCGCTTTCGGAGGCATTTACGGAAAACTTTTAAGCCGACTCTCTTGA